ACGCTGAAGAGATCTTCGCCATGATCGAAGATCCCAAGACCCACGTTTATATGTGTGGTCTTCGCGGCATGGAGCCGGGCATCGACGAAGCCATGACAGCCGCTGCTGCTGCCAAGGGTCTCGACTGGTCTGAACTTCGCCCGCAGCTGAAGAAAGCCGATCGCTGGCACGTGGAAACCTATTGATCGATCGCCTGCAGATGGTTTCCGGTCCACCCCTCGGGGTGGACTTTTTTTTTCGGTTGAAAACAAAAGCTGAGCCCAACACGGAAACAAAGCAGCAAGTCCATGTCTGTTGCCACTTCCGTGCCTAAACCAGCGTCAGAAGCCTGGATGCTCCATGGTCGCCACGATGACAAACCCACTACGGGTTGGACTGCGACAGGAGCGCGTGATCGCGCCGCAGTGTCTGGTGATTTTCGGAGCCAGCGGTGATCTGACGCATCGCAAGCTGGTTCCAGCTCTTTTCGAGCTGTTCAAGCAACGGCGACTGCCCAGTGAGTTCGCCCTTCTGGGCTGTGCAAGGCGGCCGTGGAGTGATGAGGAGTTCCGCGGAAAGATGGCGGAAGCACTCTCCAGCACGATCCAGGACGATCCCCAGGCCTGGGAGCAGTTCGTCAGCAAACTCTTCTACGAGCCGGTCGATCTTCAGAAACCTGAGGATGTTGTTCGGCTGGGCGGACGGCTCGAGCAGATCGATCAACAGTGCGCCACCCGCGGCAACCGAACCTTTTATCTCTCCGTCTCCCCCAAGTTTTATGGCAGTGGCTGCCGCTCCCTCGCCGATGCCGGCCTGCTGAAGGACCCCAAACGCAGCCGGGTGGTAATCGAGAAACCGTTCGGTCGCGACTACGGCAGTGCCCAGGCCCTCAATCGTGTGGTTCAGGCCTGCGGTCAGGAGAACCAGATCTTTCGCATCGACCACTACCTGGGCAAGGAAACCGTCCAGAACATCATGGTTCTGCGCTTTGCGAACACGATCTTCGAGCCGATCTGGAACCGCAATTACATCTCCAGTGTTCAGATCACCGCCGCTGAAACCGTTGGGGTAGAAGAGCGCGCCGGGTACTACGAATCGGCCGGTGCTCTGCGGGACATGGTGCAGAACCACCTGACCCAGATGCTGGCGATCACCGCCATGGAACCTCCAGGGCGCTTTGATCCGGAAGCCATCCGCAACGAAAAAGCCAAGGTGCTCCAGGCGGCCCGCCTGGCTGATGAGCTCGAACCCTGGAACTGCTGCATCCGTGGCCAGTACGGCCCCGGTGGTTCAGCGGACTCCCCCCTAGCTGGGTACCGCCATGAACCTGGTGTGGATCCCAACAGCACCACCGAGACCTACGTCGCGATGAAACTGTTCATCGACAACTGGCGCTGGCAGGGCGTTCCGTTCTATGTCCGCACTGGAAAACGGCTGGCCAAGCGCATGAGTGAGGTGGTCCTCACCTTCCGCGAGGCGCCGGTGCATCTGTTTGATGCGGCCACAGGAGGACCCACCGCCAATCAGCTGATCCTGCGCATCCAGCCTGATGAAGGTGCTGAATTCCGCTTCGAAGTGAAATCACCCGGGTCTGGGATGCGGAGCCGCCCCATCGACATGGAGTTCTCCTATGACGAATCCTTCGGTGAACCCTCTGATGAGGGCTATGTGCGGCTGCTCGCTGACGCCATGCTCAGCGACCCCACCCTGTTCACCCGCAGCGATGAAGTGGAAGCCGCCTGGCGTCTCTATACCCCTCTGCTGGAGCTAATTGAAGACAGTCCCTGGCAGCTGCCGGTCCATCCCTACGAATCACGGACCTGGGGGCCTGCCGCAGCGGATGCCCTGTTAGCGAAAGACGGACTGCTCTGGCGACGCCCCTGACGCCCCCTGTCTCCTCGCTCTCTACCCCTCGCTCATCCGCCACCATGTCACCTCAGCTCACCCTGCAAACCCCGCTGGAACTGGCACCAGCGGAGGTGCCCCACTACCTCGAACAGCTCTGGTCTCCGGAGCAGCAGGGCAGCACAGGCACCGGTGCAAACACCTTCTGCCTGCTGATCTGGCAACCCGCCTGGGCCGAGCAGCAATTGACCCGCAGTGGTCGCCTGCCTGGGCCCATCACCGGACAGCAGTCCGCTCCATTAATCGCTGCAGGCCGCCAGGCAGTGCTGGATGCTGACCTCCCCCTCAGTACGCCTCCTCTCGATGGCACTGTCGTCCAGGCGGTGGGCGATTTTGAGGGACAGGCCAGCGCAGAAGACTTGCGTGGGCAGTACATCGATCCGGCCCTGAGTGCGCTGATGCCTCGGCGCCTGATCACCCTGGCGCCGACGATCGATGCTGCACAGTCGTTGGAAACGCTCGTGGCCGCCTACTGCCCCCTGCCTGAGGAAGGGGGTGGCACCACAGCCTGTGGGGACGTTGTGGTTCTGCGGGGCGGCCATGACGCCCTGAGCGAGGGGCTGTCGATTCTCGAACCGCTTCTGCCGACATCGATGCCGGCCTGGGTCTGGTGGAACGGATGCATGGACGAAGCACCGCAACTGATGCAACGGCTGACCAGTGCGCCCCGACGTCTGATCATCGATACAGCCATGGGTGATCCGCATCAGTGCCTTGCACTGCTGCGCAGCCGCGTGGAGAGCGGCCAGGCGGTGAATGATCTCAACTGGCTGCGACTGCGCAGCTGGCGCGAGACCCTCGCGATGGTGTTCGATCCGCCACAACGGCGTGATGCCTTGAGCCACATCACACGCCTGGACATCGATGTTGAGGGGCATCACCCCGCTCAAGGGGTCCTGCTTGCGGCCTGGATCGCCGATCGCCTTGGCTGGACGTTGATCTCGTCCACCGCAGTCGACAACGGCACGACGGCTCTGTTCAAGCGCTCCGATGGCACAGACGTGATCTTCCAACTGATGGCTGTGCCGACGGGGCAGCCCAACGTGCATGCGGGCCAGATGGTGGGGCTTCGACTGATTGCCGAACCGGAGAACAGGCAAGGCATGTGTGTGATTCTCTGCGCCGAATCCGGAGGCTGCATGCGTTTGGAAGGCGGCGGCATGGCGAACCTCGAGCTCCATGAGGAAGTCGTTCCCGTGCAGCACGACAGCCCCGAAATGGATGTTGCCCGACTGCTCGGCGGCGGTCACGACAGCACCAACCCCCTCCTGGCCGCAGCTGCTCCGCTAGCTGCCAGGCTGCTCGGCTGAGCCGCGTCTGAGCCATGGCCGCCGTCATTGCTGCACCAGCCAGTGGCAGCGGGAAGACCCTGTTGAGCCTGGCGCTACTGAGCTGGGCGCAGCAAAACGGGCGACGGATCCAACCCTTCAAGGTCGGACCGGACTATCTCGATGCCCAACTGCTCAGCCAAGCCTCCGGCCAGGCCTGTCGCAATCTCGATCTCAATCTTTGCGGAGAAGCCTGGGTTCGGCGGGCATTTCACGGTTACGGCGGAGCCTCAGACCTCACCCTCGTGGAGGGGGTGATGGGGTTGTTCGACGGCATCGGCAGCGGTGAAACGGGAAGCACCGCCGATGTGGCCCGCCTGCTGGGATTACCGGTGGTTCTGGTGCTGGATGCTGGCGGTCAGGCCGCCTCCCTTGGCGCCCTCGTTCGCGGATTCCGTGATCACGACCCCCATCTGGCCATCGCCGGAGTGGTGCTCAACAAGGTCAGCAGCCCCAGGCACAGGGAGCTCCTCAGCGAGGTGCTGGACCGCATGGAGATGCCTTTGCTGGGCTGCCTGCCGCGCACCGAGGTCCTTGCTCTGCCGGCCCGTCATCTCGGCTTGGCTCCCGCCCATGAAATGGAGGCTCCCGACCAGCGACGCCAAGCTTGGGCCGCTCTGGCCAACCAGCATCTGAACATGGAACGCCTGGAGCCCCTGCTTCAGGCACCCCGCCCAGAGCCGGCCCCTCTGGCCGACATCCCAACGGTGGAGGGGCACCCCCTACCGGTGGCACTCGCGAGTGATGCCGCCTTTCACTTCCGCTACCAAGAGACCAGTGAACTGCTCGAGCACATGGGCATGCCCGTGCTCCGCTGGAGCCCCCTGGCCGATGAGACCATCCCCGCCGAAGCGAAGGGAGTGATCCTCCCTGGTGGCTTTCCAGAGCAGCACGCAGCCCAGCTCAGCGGATGTGAACAAAGCCTGAGGTCACTCCGACAGTTCGTGCAGCATCGGCCGGTCTACGCCGAATGCGGCGGGATGCTCATGCTCGGAGAGAGGCTTCAGGACCTCGATGGCAACAGCCACAGCATGACGGGCATTCTTCCGTTCACAGCCCAGCGCGGCCGTCTGCACGTTGGCTACCGCCATCTGCAGGCTCGGCGGGACAGCCCTGTGGTGCATAGCGGTGAACAGCTCATTGGTCACGAATTTCACCGTTGGGAACTGCACACCAGTCGACAGCCCTCCGACCGATCAGTGCTGTGGGACATTGAGGGGTGGAAAGTCCATCGACATTCGGAAGGATGGGTCGATCAGACGGTTCACGCGAGCTGGGTACACCTGCACTGGGCCAGCTCTACGACGATCTGCTCCCGATGGCGCGCCGCGCTCGAAGCCGGGGAGAAGCGATCGCCAACCGGTTTGTCAACCGCCAGCAGCCCCAACGGATCCAGCGTTTCGTCGAACGCTGGCGCTGGGTGATTGAGGGCCGCGTCCAACAGGTGGGGTTCCGCGCCAGCTGCAGTCGGCGCGCCCTGGATCTCGGCATCAGCGGATGGGTTCGCAACCAAAGCGATGGCAGTGTCGAGGTGCAAGCCGAAGGGCCGCCACTCGCCTTGTCTGAACTGCGGGCCTGGTGTGAGGTCGGACCGCCGGGAGCCCGGGTGCTACGGGTGAAACCAAGCCAGCTCCCCGTTACAGGCGATGACTGGTTCGAAGTGCGGTATTGAAATGCGCACACGAAAACATTGGGAAGGACGCTGCCACGCTGAGCACACCTAGCTACGGCTGAAGCAGGACCTTCGCGCTCGTGGCATGCTCCGCTTTGGATTTGTCCTCTTGATCACGGCGCTGCCCCTGCTCGGCATGGAGGCGATGAGCACACGACGGGAAACGCCGAAGCAGGTCTTCAATTCGGCGAAAGAAGCCCTCGATGCTTGTCAGAGCTGGAGGCACAGGGAAGGCCAATTTTCGGCCTTGATTCCGGCTGCTGAACCGGTTTCAACCCAGGCACGACCCGTCCAGACCGACATTCGCAACTGTGAAGCCGATTTGGACCATGCTCTGATTCTGGGGCGCCGCTACAGCGTGGTGGCCGACGTGCACTACAACAAAACGCTGCGGTCGCTGCACCGCCCGATCAACCGCACCTTTCCCTATCTGCTTTCAGATGGCAAAACTGACGACTGAAGAACCTGGCATACCTTGAGCAACTTCCTCAATACCAAAGACAAAGCCTTCTGGAGAGCCCTTCTCGGCATTGTGAGTCTGGGGATGAGCATTGGCCTGGCCGCCTTGATCCTGCGACTCTGAGCAAGGCCCTTGTCGAACATCCACGATCGAGGTTCTTAACCTGAATGAATGGCGGAGCCCAGGATCTGGACGGAGCTACTGACCTACGGGCTTGGCGTGGCACTCTCCCCCATTCATATCGTTCTGATGCTGCTGCTGCTGCTCGGTGCGTCGCCACTGCGGCGAGGTGGCTTGTTTCTGGGTGGGTGGCTGCTGACCAGCGCCCTGGCAGTCATCGGTCTGCTCACGCTGGGGCATGGACTGCTCCTGGACATGACCCAGGGATCCGACCACCGCACTGGCCTGGATCTCATTGGCGGAGGAGCCTTGATCGCCCTGGGTGGGCGAGAACTGATTCGGGGCGTGCTGGAAAACGGAACAGCCCCAGCCTGGAGCGACGCCGTGGATCGTTTCGCAGCAATGCCGCTGCCCTTGCTGTTGCTGATTAGCAGCATCACAGAAGTCATCAGTCCTGACGACCTGCTGCTCTTCGCCAAGAGCGCAGCCGTGATTCTCTCCGCGCAATTGCCGTTGCGTGAGGAAATCATCTGCAGCGCAGGGTTCAGCGCCTCCGCCAGTGCCTTCCTTTTGATGCCGTTCTTGGCTGTATTTGTCGGACGTCAGCGGGTCCTGCCGCTGCTGCAAAGCGGCAAAGCCGCCCTTCTCCAACGAGGGGAACTGGTGGTGGGAAGCCTGAGTTTCGGGCTAGGGGCCTATCTGGGCTGGCAAGGCATCAGTGGGCTGATGATCAGCTGAATCAATTGCGTTCTTTCCCGTTGTCAAATTCGCGCTGCCAGGAGGAGCGAAGCTCAGACGACGTCTCCCCACCAAGCAACCAGACTCCCGTGCGGGCACGGGACACAGCGACGTAACAAAGCTGCTGCCGTATCGAAGGATCAGCCCGAAACACATCAGGAGCGACAAAGACATCTCCGAAACTGCTGCCCTGACTGCGGTGGACCGTGAGCACCGCCGCCGGCCCCAGTGAAGCGAAAGCATCGCGAATCAAGAAGTACTGCCGCCAGATCGCGCGACCGTTTTTCTTGCCGGCATCCCTGGCCTGCTTGCGCAAGCGCTGCATCACCGCATCGAGCTCCTGACGACCGACACTTCCAAGAGGCGGCTGCAGCCGCAAGGTGAGGTCGAGAT
The Synechococcus sp. PROS-U-1 DNA segment above includes these coding regions:
- a CDS encoding GAP family protein, coding for MAEPRIWTELLTYGLGVALSPIHIVLMLLLLLGASPLRRGGLFLGGWLLTSALAVIGLLTLGHGLLLDMTQGSDHRTGLDLIGGGALIALGGRELIRGVLENGTAPAWSDAVDRFAAMPLPLLLLISSITEVISPDDLLLFAKSAAVILSAQLPLREEIICSAGFSASASAFLLMPFLAVFVGRQRVLPLLQSGKAALLQRGELVVGSLSFGLGAYLGWQGISGLMIS
- a CDS encoding acylphosphatase, which codes for MQRFVERWRWVIEGRVQQVGFRASCSRRALDLGISGWVRNQSDGSVEVQAEGPPLALSELRAWCEVGPPGARVLRVKPSQLPVTGDDWFEVRY
- the zwf gene encoding glucose-6-phosphate dehydrogenase produces the protein MVATMTNPLRVGLRQERVIAPQCLVIFGASGDLTHRKLVPALFELFKQRRLPSEFALLGCARRPWSDEEFRGKMAEALSSTIQDDPQAWEQFVSKLFYEPVDLQKPEDVVRLGGRLEQIDQQCATRGNRTFYLSVSPKFYGSGCRSLADAGLLKDPKRSRVVIEKPFGRDYGSAQALNRVVQACGQENQIFRIDHYLGKETVQNIMVLRFANTIFEPIWNRNYISSVQITAAETVGVEERAGYYESAGALRDMVQNHLTQMLAITAMEPPGRFDPEAIRNEKAKVLQAARLADELEPWNCCIRGQYGPGGSADSPLAGYRHEPGVDPNSTTETYVAMKLFIDNWRWQGVPFYVRTGKRLAKRMSEVVLTFREAPVHLFDAATGGPTANQLILRIQPDEGAEFRFEVKSPGSGMRSRPIDMEFSYDESFGEPSDEGYVRLLADAMLSDPTLFTRSDEVEAAWRLYTPLLELIEDSPWQLPVHPYESRTWGPAAADALLAKDGLLWRRP
- a CDS encoding glucose-6-phosphate dehydrogenase assembly protein OpcA translates to MSPQLTLQTPLELAPAEVPHYLEQLWSPEQQGSTGTGANTFCLLIWQPAWAEQQLTRSGRLPGPITGQQSAPLIAAGRQAVLDADLPLSTPPLDGTVVQAVGDFEGQASAEDLRGQYIDPALSALMPRRLITLAPTIDAAQSLETLVAAYCPLPEEGGGTTACGDVVVLRGGHDALSEGLSILEPLLPTSMPAWVWWNGCMDEAPQLMQRLTSAPRRLIIDTAMGDPHQCLALLRSRVESGQAVNDLNWLRLRSWRETLAMVFDPPQRRDALSHITRLDIDVEGHHPAQGVLLAAWIADRLGWTLISSTAVDNGTTALFKRSDGTDVIFQLMAVPTGQPNVHAGQMVGLRLIAEPENRQGMCVILCAESGGCMRLEGGGMANLELHEEVVPVQHDSPEMDVARLLGGGHDSTNPLLAAAAPLAARLLG
- a CDS encoding cobyrinate a,c-diamide synthase — protein: MAAVIAAPASGSGKTLLSLALLSWAQQNGRRIQPFKVGPDYLDAQLLSQASGQACRNLDLNLCGEAWVRRAFHGYGGASDLTLVEGVMGLFDGIGSGETGSTADVARLLGLPVVLVLDAGGQAASLGALVRGFRDHDPHLAIAGVVLNKVSSPRHRELLSEVLDRMEMPLLGCLPRTEVLALPARHLGLAPAHEMEAPDQRRQAWAALANQHLNMERLEPLLQAPRPEPAPLADIPTVEGHPLPVALASDAAFHFRYQETSELLEHMGMPVLRWSPLADETIPAEAKGVILPGGFPEQHAAQLSGCEQSLRSLRQFVQHRPVYAECGGMLMLGERLQDLDGNSHSMTGILPFTAQRGRLHVGYRHLQARRDSPVVHSGEQLIGHEFHRWELHTSRQPSDRSVLWDIEGWKVHRHSEGWVDQTVHASWVHLHWASSTTICSRWRAALEAGEKRSPTGLSTASSPNGSSVSSNAGAG